From a region of the Thermomicrobium roseum DSM 5159 genome:
- a CDS encoding thioredoxin family protein yields the protein MVSAAERWESALTPDDYLATMQQYRDQFEANISRTRIMPGDWAAFGQEPLFILIITEDWCPDSVQFVPMVIALARRIPTVEVRILRRSEHQDLADRYRRPDGSQAIPTFVLLDAEMQELGYLVERPERATQELREALAEFAAQHPELEGVTRPWSEMPAETRMAVRTFLEEWRDRQFDRWTRYLFEDLAEIAKTARVRAA from the coding sequence ATGGTGTCGGCTGCTGAGCGCTGGGAGAGCGCCCTGACGCCGGACGACTATCTCGCCACGATGCAACAGTATCGTGACCAGTTCGAGGCTAACATCAGCCGCACGCGCATCATGCCAGGGGATTGGGCCGCGTTCGGGCAGGAGCCGCTGTTCATCCTGATCATCACCGAGGACTGGTGCCCGGACTCCGTTCAGTTCGTGCCGATGGTCATCGCACTGGCACGCCGGATCCCCACGGTAGAGGTACGCATCCTGCGCCGCAGCGAGCATCAGGATCTCGCTGATCGCTATCGCCGGCCGGACGGCTCGCAAGCGATCCCGACCTTCGTCCTGCTCGATGCCGAAATGCAAGAACTCGGTTATCTGGTCGAACGGCCGGAGCGGGCGACACAGGAACTGCGGGAAGCACTCGCCGAGTTCGCAGCCCAGCATCCCGAACTCGAGGGTGTCACACGACCGTGGTCCGAGATGCCCGCCGAGACACGCATGGCTGTCCGCACCTTTCTCGAGGAATGGCGAGACCGGCAGTTCGACCGCTGGACTCGTTATCTCTTCGAGGACCTCGCCGAGATCGCCAAGACGGCCCGGGTGCGAGCAGCCTGA